The genomic stretch GCCCGCGCCGCCACGCTGCGCAAGCAGGTGCTTCGCGAGAGCCCCCACGTCCTGACGCTGATGGGGGGCGACACGCTGTCTCCGTCCGTGGAGTCGTTGGTGGAGGTGGACGGCGAGGCGCTCAAGGGCCGGCACATGGTGGCCGCGTGGAATGCGTTCGGCCTGGACTACGCGGTGCTGGGCAACCACGAGTTCGACTTCGGCGACGACGTGCTGCGTGAGCGCATCCGCGAGTCCCGCTTCACGTGGCTCGGGGCCAACGTGCAGGACGCGAAGTCCGGGGGCCTCTTCGCGGGGGTCCAGGCCTCCGCGGTGCGGGAGTTGGGCGGCATCAAGCTGGGCCTCTTCGGCGTGGTGCTCCAGGAGACGAAGGGCACCACGAAGGCCGGCAAGGACACGCGCTTCGGGGACGTCTGCGAGGCGGCCCGGGGCGAGGTGGCGAAGCTGCGCGAGGCCGGCGCCCAGGTGGTGGTGGCCCTCACCCACCTGACGGCGGACCAGGACCGGGCGCTCACCCGCTGCGTCAAGGTGGACGCGGTGCTCGGGGGGCATGACCACGAGGCGCTGGAGGACCGCAGCACGGGCACGCCCATCTTCAAGGTGGCGGCGGACGCGGTGGACCTGGGCCGGCTCACGCTGGACGTGGACGCGGCGACGGCCACGGTGCGCCAGGTGACGTGGCAGACGCTGCCGGTGACGCGGCAGGTGCCGGAGGACGCGGCCTTCAACGCGGCCATGCAGCCCTATGCCGCGCTGTTCAACCGGCTGTCCGAGCACGTGGGCCGCACCCCGGTGGCCCTGGAAGCGCGGGCCGCGCTGGTGCGCACCCAGGAGACGAACCTGGGCTCGTTCGTCGCGGATGCGTTCCGCGCGGCGGCCAGGGCGGACGTGGCGCTGGTCAACGCCGGGGCGCTGCGCGCGGACGCGGTGCTGCCCGCGGGTGGTGTCACCCGGCGGGATTTGCACGCCATCCTGCCGTACGCGGATGAGCTGGTGGTGCTGGAGGTGAAGGGGGACACGCTGCGCGCGGCGCTGGAGAACGGCGTCAGCCTCAGCCGCGAGGACTCACGGCCGGGCCGCTTTCCGCAGGTGTCCGGGATGGAGTTCACCTTCGATTCGGACCGGCCCGCCGGACAGCGGGTGCTGGGCGTGAAGGTGGGCGGCAGGCCGCTGGACAAGGCAGCCACGTACCGGCTGGCGACGCTGAGCTTCCTCGCCAGCGGCAAGGACGGCTACGACATGCTGCGGAACCAGCCGTCCACGCCGGCCAGGGTGACGGGTAACTCGCCCCTGGACGTGCTGGCGGAGGCGTTCCGCACCGGCACGCCGTTGCCGCATGCCCAGGCGGATGGCCGTATCTCCCGGCTCGGCACGGGCGCCCTGGCTCCCGACGCGCGTCAGCCGCCCGCGCCGCTGAAGTAGGACGGAGCGCGGCGCTCAAGGCGCCGTCCAGCCTCGCACGCGATACACCGCACGCCCCGCCAGCTCGCGCAGGGCGTCGGTGCTCAGGTTGAGGGCCCCAGACCTCGGCAGCCAGCTCATGCGCCGCAGCGGCGTGTTCGACGCCCGCGAATCCACCGGCAACAGGTCCGGACGCAGCCCCACCGCCGCGAAGCAACCCGCGGCGCGCGGCATGTGCGCGGCGCTCGTCACCAGCAGCAGGGACTTCCACCCTCGCTCCTGGATGATGCGCGCGGACTCCACCGCGTTCTCCCGTGTATTGCGGCTGCGCCCCTCCGTGACGATGCGCTCCTCCGGAATCCCCCACTGCTGGAGCTGCCGGAGCAGCACGTCCGCCTCCACCACCGCCTCGGGCCTCGGGTCCAGCGAACCGCCGGAGAGGAGCACCTGCCGAGCCCGGCCTTCGCGCAGCAGCTCGAAGCCCCGCAGCACCCGCTCCGCCGCCGCGTTGTACTCCGGCACGCCGGTGCGCTCCGTGGCGGCCGGATCCAACCCGCCCCCCAGGACGATGACGGCGTCATACGTGGCCCCCGGCTGGAAGGACCGCACCGCCCCCGCCTCCGTCGCCCGCATCAGCCCCATGGCCACCGGCTCGATGGAGAAGGCGTACAGCACCACTCCGCCCAGCACACTCAGCACCCGCGACAGCCGCTCACGTCGCCGCCGCAGCCCCCAGGCCACCAGCCACAGCAGCAGCGCCCAGGAGAGCGGCGCCAGCAGCAGGTCCAGCACCTTCGACAGGAACAGGAACACGGCGCACGGCGCCCTTCAGCGCTCGCCCCAGTGGAGCTTCTGCCGGAGGATGGAGAAGTAGGCCACCTTCGGGTTGCGCACCAGGTTCACCCGGTTGGGCGAGCGCACCACCTCGATGCAGTCCCCACCCTGGAGCCCGTGGCCCGTCTGCCCGTCGATGGTCAGGTACGTGTCCGCCGTCTCACTGCGCAGCGTCACCCGGATGGTCCGGTCCGCCGGCACGACGATGGAGCGCTGGGTCAGCGCATGGGAACAGATGGGCGACAGCACCGTGCAGTCCACCGACGGGTGGACGATGGGCCCCCCCGCCGACAGCGAGTACGCCGTGGAGCCGGTGGGCGTGGCCAGGATGACGCCGTCCGACTTGTAGGTGGTGATGGACACCCCGTCGATGGACGTCTCGTGGTCGGCGATGCGCGCCAGCGCGCCCTTGTTGATGACCACGTCGTTGAGGACCTCGTCCTCGATGAGCACCTTGCCCCCGCGCAGCAGGCGGCAGGTGAGCTTCATCCGGGAGTCCACCTGGAAGCGCCCCGCGAGCACCTGCTCCAGCATGGGGTACAGCTCTTCCACCGGGACTTCCGTCATGAAGCCCAGGCTGCCCAGGTTGACGCCCAGAATCGGAACCCCGCGGCCGCCGAGCAGGCGCGCCGCGTAGATGAGCGTGCCGTCACCGCCCAGCACCACCATCAGGTCCGCCCGGGTCACCAGCTCCCGGTCATCCACCCGCGGCCAGCCCAGCTCATGGGCCAGCGTGCGGTCCGCCAGCACCGACAGGTGGGGGTACCGCTCACGGATTTGAGCCGCGAGCGCTACCGCCTCGGGCTTGTCCCTCTTCGCGACGATTGCAAGGGTCTGCACGCAACCCCATCTTCTAGTCCAGGAGGGCCCCGGGCGCGCATGGGAAATGCCCGGGTGCCCGCCGGCTGACACACGTCAGGACGCCGCTTCCAGCGCCTCGCCGTCGTCCTGGGAGGCCACGCGGGGCTTCATGGACCGGCCAGCCACCTCGTACTGCTTGAGCAGACGGCGGAAGTTGGAGCGGTCCACGCCCGCCGCGCGCGCGGCGCTGGAGACGTTCTGGTTGTTCTTCTCCAGCAGGGCGGACAGGTAGCGGCGCTCGAAGGCACGCATCGCCAGGCGCTTGGCCTGGGCGTACGGCAGGTGTGCCAGGCTGAACACCTCCACCGTGGAGTCCGGCTGCGGCGCGGACTGGAAGCCCGGCGGCAGGTCCTCCACGTCGATGACCTCGTTGCCCGTCAGCACCACCGCGCGCTCGATGACGTTCTCCAGCTCACGCACGTTGCCCGTCCACCGGTTGCAGGTGAGGGCTTCCATGGCGCGCGGGGAGATGCCCGTCACCTTCTTGTCCGCCTTGGAGGCGTAGAGCTTGAGGAAGTGGTGCGCCAGCAGCGGCACGTCCTCCGGCCGGTCGCGCAGCGGCGGCAGGTCAATGGTGATGACGTTGAGGCGGTAGAAGAGGTCCTCGCGGAACTTGCCCTGCTCCTTGGCGCGGGACAGGTCCACGTGGGTGGCGGCGATGACGCGCACGTCCACCTTCACCGGCTCGTTGGCGCCCACGCGCTTGACCTCGCCCTCCTGGAGCACGCGCAGCAGGCGGACCTGGGTGGCCGGGGGCACGTCGCCAATTTCGTCCAGGAAGATGGTGCCGCCGTCGGCCGCCTCGAAGAGGCCCTTCTTGTTGCCGGTGGCGCCGGTGAAGCTGCCCTTCACGTGACCGAAGAGCTCGCTCTCCAGCAGCGTCTCCGTCAGCGCCGAACAGTTGACCGCCACGAAGGGCTTGTCCTTGCGCGCGCTGCGGTAGTGGATGGCGCGGGCCACCAGCTCCTTGCCGGTGCCGCTCTCCCCCTGGATGAGCACCGTGGCGGTGGAGTGGCTCACCGTCTCCACCAGCTTGAAAACGGAGCGCATCTGCGTGGACTGGCCGATGAGGTCCTCGAACTGGCTGCGGACCGTGAGGGCCTCCTCCAGCGCGCGGGTGCGGTCCTTGAGCGCCTTGCGCTCGGCCGCCTTGGCCACCGTGAGGCTGACCTCGTCGATGTTCTCGAAGGGCTTGGTGAGGTAGTCGTACGCGCCCGCCTTCACCGCCTCTACCGCCGTCTCCACGGTGGCGAAGGCCGTCATCATGATGACCTCCACGTCCGGGCGGTCGGCCTTGATGCCGCGCAGCAGGTCCATGCCGGACAGGTTGGGCATCTTGATGTCGAGGACGACCACGTCGATGGTCGGATCCTTCGCGGCCGCCAGGCCCTCCACCGCGTCGTCAATGGCCACCACCGGGTGGCCCTCGCGCTGGAGAATCTGCGTCACGGCCTTGAGGACGACGGAGTCGTCATCCACGACGAGGACTTTGGCGCGCTTGACTTGGTTCACGGCAACCTCTCGAGCTGCAGGGGGATGGGCAGAAAAACGGTGAAGCAGGAGCCTTCGCCGACCTGGGTGTCCACGTGGAAGCTGCCCCCGTGGTCCTGGACGATGCGGTAGGCAATGGAGAGCCCCAGGCCGGTGCCTTCACCCGGGGCCTTGGTGGTGAACGACGGCTCGAAGATGCGAGGCAGGTGCTTCTCCTCGATACCCGTGCCGGTGTCCGTCACCGCGAAGAAGCAGCGGTCGCCTTCGCGACCCGTCACCAGCTTCAGCTTGCCCTCACGCGTGGGCAGCGACTGGAGACCGTTCTGCAGCAGGTTGAGCACCACCTGCGCGAGCTGGCCGGGGTCGCCGTACACCTTGGGCAGGCCGTCCGCGAGCCCCAGCGACAGCTCCACCGTGGGCATGGACTTGAGCTGCGCGCGGAACAGCACCGCCGCGTCCTCCACGCACTTGGACAAGTCGAAGGGCCGCCGGTCCTCCACGCGGCTGTGGCGGCTGAACTTGAGCAGGCTCTCCACGATGCGCTTGCAGCGCAGCGCGCTCTCCTCGATGAGGCCCAGCGACTCCAAATCCGCGTCGCTGCGGCCCGCGTCGCGCGACATCAACTGCGCGAAGGCGAGGATGCCGCCCAGCGGGTTGTTGATTTCGTGCGCCACCCCGCCGGCGAGCTGCCCCACCGCGGCCATCTTCTCTGTCTCGATGAGCCGCCGCGTCATCGACTGCTCCTCGGTGACGTCCCGGTAGGTGCAGACGACGCGCTCGTCCCCCGCCATGGGGTAGGCGGCCACCACGAAGGTGCGCCCGCCCTGGCGGACCTCACCCCGCGCGCCCTTGCCGCTCTCCACCGCCGCCGGCAGCGGACAGCCCGTGCACGGCTCGTTGCGGCCGAAGAGGTAGCGGTAGCACGTGGTGTCGGAGGGAATCTCCTCGATGGAGCGCCCCGCCACGTCCGCGTACGCGAGGTTCGCCCGCCGCACCGCGAAGTCCCGCGCGCGCACCACGCACAGCGGCGTCTCCATGCAGTCGAAGGACAGCTCCCACTCGCGCTTGGCCTGGCTCAGCATGCGCGTGCGCTGGGCAACGCGCTCCTCCAGGTCCGCGTTGAGCAGCTTCAGCTCCGCGTTCTGCGCCTGCGTCACCGTGTAGAGCCGCTCGTTCTCCGCCTGGAGCGCGTACTGCTCGAAGGCGCTCTTCACCGTCAGCACCAGGTGACTGTCGTTCCAGGGCTTGGAGATGAAGCGGAAGATTTCCGACCGGTTGATGGCCTCTTCGATGGCCTGCTGGTCCGCCTGCCCCGTCAGCATGATGCGCTGGGCCCGCGGCTCCTGCTGCTTCACCCGGGTAAGGAAATCGACGCCATTCATCCCCGGCATGCGGAAATCGGAGATGACCACCTCGGGGTGGAATGCCTCCACCGCCCGCAGGCCCTGCTCGGCGTCCGTCGCCGTCTCGATGTCCCAATCGCCGCGGCGCAGCACCCGGCGGATGGACTTGAGGATGTTCTCCTCGTCATCCACCAGGAGCAGCCGCCCGCGTGGCGATTCGGCCTGCTGACCGTGGACATATGCGGCTTGAGAACCCATGAATTGTTTCCGCCCCTAGACAAGTGCAATGGCCCTGCCAGCAGAAACTCCCTGCCCAACAGTCTGGAATCACGGGCCTTGACATTTCCGTGGCGTGAAAAAACGCCGGGTCTAATTAGACCCATCCCCACCAAATGGGTCAATACAGACCCCGGGTCTTTGACCCGGGCTAGGTTCCGAGCGGACCGACCGGGAGCTGGGGATGTAGGCAGATGCGATCCCTGCCGTCCCGTTTGGCCTGGTAGAGGGCCTCGTCGGCCGTCAGGAGCAGCTGCTCCGGGGTGAGGACGGTGCGGTGGGGGAAGCTGGAAACCCCCAATGAGGCGGTGACTTGCAGGCTGTCCTCCACCTCCAGCCGCAGGGCGCGCAGCTCGCGGCGGACGCGCTCGGCGACGGTGAGCGCCCCGGTGAGGTGGGTGCGGGGCAGCAGCACCGCGAACTCCTCCCCGCCGTAGCGGGCCACCAGGTCCGTCTCGCGCACGCCCCGGGTGAGCGCGGCGGCCACCTCGCGCAGCACGCCGTCGCCCGCGGAGTGGCCGTACTTGTCGTTGATTTCCTTGAAGTAATCCAAGTCCAGCAGGATGAGCGACAGGGCGTCGTCGTAACGCTGGGCGCGGCGGAACTCCTCCCTCAGCCGCTCCTGGAAATGCCGGTGGTTGTGGACGCCCGTGAGGCCGTCCGTCGACGACAGCCGCTGAAGCTCGCTCACCTGGGTGGCGAGCGCCTCCATCCGAGCCTTCGCGGCCAGGGCGCGATGCACCCGGGCTACCAGTTCATCCGGCGCCCATGGGTCCAAGATGACCTCAGCGCCGCGGCGCAAGGCCTCCAGCCAGAGGGCCCTGGGTTCGAGTGGGGCCAGGAGCACCACGGGGGGACCCACCGGGCCTTCCGCGGGTATCAGGCGCTCGAGCAACCCCACGCTGGCCTGGGCGTCCTCGCCCGGACAGAGCACCACCAGCGATACCTCCCGCGCCAACCTCGGCACCTCCGGGCCGTGGGCGGTGATTCGGAGGGCGAAATCCTCCGGGCCCAGCGCACGGGCCAACCGAGGCAACGTCGACTGCGAGTCGTCCACTACCAGCAGGGTGAAGGGCCTGGAGTTCACAGTGTCCCCGCAAAATGGTGATTTCACGGTAGCATAGGCGTGCGACGGCGTGCGACCCCTACCATTGGATAAAAACCGGATTCTCTGCTAGCGAGCCGCCAACTTCGCAGGTCCGCCCGCCGAGGTCGCTCGTGGCCCAATACCCAAGCATCAGCCTGTTCTTCCCCGCATGGAACGAAGAGGACTACGTCGAGCGTGCCGTCAGTCGGGCGCTGGAGGTCCTCCCGGCACTGACGGACGACTTCGAAATCATCGTCGTCAACGACGCGTCCACGGACCGCACCCGTGAGGTCTGTGAGGCGCTGGCCCTGAAGGTTCCCCAGCTGCGGGTCATCCATCACCCCGTGAATCTGAAGCTGGGTGGCGCCATGCGCACCGGGCTGGCGGCCTCGACGAAGGACATCGTCGTGTACTCCGATGTGGACCTGCCCTGGGACATGCGCGAGCTGGAGCGGGCGCTGCACCTGATGTCGTACCTGGAGGCGGACATGATTTGCGCCTTCCGGTTCGACCGCACGAGCGAGGGCCCCAAGCGCATCGTCTACTCGTTCGTCTACAACATGCTCATCCGGTCGCTGTTCGACATCCAGATAAAGGACGTCAACTTCAGCTTCAAGGTGATGCACCGCCGCGTGCTGGAGGCCATGGAGCTGCACAGCCAGGGCTCGTTCATCGACGCGGAGCTCGTGGTGAAGGCCATCCGCCAGGGCTTCCGTGTGTTCCAGATGGGCGTGGACTACTTCCCGCGGACACGCGGCGTGTCCACGCTGGCCTCGCCCTCCGTCATCACGAAGATGGTGCGGGAGCTGGTGAAGCTCTATCCCAAGATGCGCGCGCCGCAGCCTCCGGTGCACCCGGTGCGCCTGCCGCCTTCCGTGCAGCAGCTCCACGCCGTGCCGCCGGGCCGCACGGCGCGAGGCTGAGCCCCGCATGACGCGCCCCCTCACGCGCCTGGTGGTGAACGCGGACGACCTGGGGCTCCATGCCTCGCTGGACGCGGGCATCCTCCGCGCGCACCGCGATGGCATCGTCACCAGCGCCACGCTGCTGGCCACGGGCCCCACCGCGCCCGAGGCCGCCGCCCGCGCGAAGGAGGCACGGCTCGCGGTGGGCCTCCACCTGGCGCTCTCCACGCGGCTGCCTCCCGCGGCGCCCGCGCACGAGGTGCCCACGGTGGCACCGGAGGGCCGGCTGCGAGGCAGCTGGGCCGACTTCGCCCGCGCCTGGCTCACCGGACAGGTGCGCCGGGACGAGCTGGCGCGCGAGCTCTCCGCGCAGCTTCAGCGAGCCCGCGCCCTGGGCGTGACGGTGGACCACCTGGACGGGCACCAGCACCTGCACCTGCTGCCCGGTGTACGTCCCCTGGTGGAGTCCCTGGCCGCGCGCGAAGGGCTGCCCCTGCGCTGGCCGGACACCCTCCCCCGCCCTCGCTGGCTGAAGGCGCCGGGCCCCGCGCTGAAGGCCACGGTGCTGGCCGTGCTCGCGCGCGCCGCGCCTGCGGCCCCCAAGGGCGTGCGCCGGGTGAGCGCGGGCGGCGTCTTCGAAGCGGGGATGCTGGACGAGACCGCCCTGCTCGCGGTGGTGGACGCGCTGCCCACGGGCGACTTCGAGCTGGGCTGTCACCCGGGTGAAGGCACGCCGCACGTCCCCGAGGACCCGGCGTGGCGCTACGGCTGGCAGGCGGAGCTGGCCGCCCTCACCAGCCCGCGCGTGAAGGCGCGGCTGCACGAGCGCGGCATCGAGCTTCACAGCTACGGAACGCTGTTCTCCGCCACGTAGAGGACGTGCGGCGTGGTGTAGCCCTGGCCCAGGTCCACCACCTCCTGCACCGCGAAACCCGCGTCCTTCAGGTAGCGCGTCATCTCGGCTCGCGGCTTCAGCGCCATGCCGCCGCTGGCCTTCGTGCGGCCCAGCAGCGACACCATCACCCATTCCTGCGCCAGCGCCTTGCGGTGCTTCCAGGAGCCGTCTCCTTCCACCTCCTTGAGCAGCAGCCGCCCGCCGGGCTGAAGCAGGCCACGCACCGTGGAGAGGAAGCCGGGCCACTTCGCCTCCGGCAGCAGGTACAGCACGTCGCACACCACCGCCGCGTCGAAGCGCCCGGAAGCGCCTCGGGCCAGTGTCTCCTCAACGGTGCCTTCCTCGATGCGCACGTTGGGCTGGCCCGCGAGCGCCCGCCGTGCCCAGGCCACCTTTCGCGAGTCCGGGTCCACGCCGTGCACGGCGCGGCTCGGGTCCGCCAGGGCCAGCAGCGCGGACAGCAGCCCATGCCCGCAGCCGATGTCCGCCACGGCGCCCGCGGGCGTG from Myxococcus xanthus encodes the following:
- a CDS encoding YdcF family protein, translated to MFLFLSKVLDLLLAPLSWALLLWLVAWGLRRRRERLSRVLSVLGGVVLYAFSIEPVAMGLMRATEAGAVRSFQPGATYDAVIVLGGGLDPAATERTGVPEYNAAAERVLRGFELLREGRARQVLLSGGSLDPRPEAVVEADVLLRQLQQWGIPEERIVTEGRSRNTRENAVESARIIQERGWKSLLLVTSAAHMPRAAGCFAAVGLRPDLLPVDSRASNTPLRRMSWLPRSGALNLSTDALRELAGRAVYRVRGWTAP
- a CDS encoding class I SAM-dependent methyltransferase, producing MSDLLEQALLRYDGLPVAERFHVHARAFSAPLLAMAARTPAGAVADIGCGHGLLSALLALADPSRAVHGVDPDSRKVAWARRALAGQPNVRIEEGTVEETLARGASGRFDAAVVCDVLYLLPEAKWPGFLSTVRGLLQPGGRLLLKEVEGDGSWKHRKALAQEWVMVSLLGRTKASGGMALKPRAEMTRYLKDAGFAVQEVVDLGQGYTTPHVLYVAENSVP
- a CDS encoding ChbG/HpnK family deacetylase encodes the protein MTRPLTRLVVNADDLGLHASLDAGILRAHRDGIVTSATLLATGPTAPEAAARAKEARLAVGLHLALSTRLPPAAPAHEVPTVAPEGRLRGSWADFARAWLTGQVRRDELARELSAQLQRARALGVTVDHLDGHQHLHLLPGVRPLVESLAAREGLPLRWPDTLPRPRWLKAPGPALKATVLAVLARAAPAAPKGVRRVSAGGVFEAGMLDETALLAVVDALPTGDFELGCHPGEGTPHVPEDPAWRYGWQAELAALTSPRVKARLHERGIELHSYGTLFSAT
- a CDS encoding sigma-54-dependent transcriptional regulator, which produces MNQVKRAKVLVVDDDSVVLKAVTQILQREGHPVVAIDDAVEGLAAAKDPTIDVVVLDIKMPNLSGMDLLRGIKADRPDVEVIMMTAFATVETAVEAVKAGAYDYLTKPFENIDEVSLTVAKAAERKALKDRTRALEEALTVRSQFEDLIGQSTQMRSVFKLVETVSHSTATVLIQGESGTGKELVARAIHYRSARKDKPFVAVNCSALTETLLESELFGHVKGSFTGATGNKKGLFEAADGGTIFLDEIGDVPPATQVRLLRVLQEGEVKRVGANEPVKVDVRVIAATHVDLSRAKEQGKFREDLFYRLNVITIDLPPLRDRPEDVPLLAHHFLKLYASKADKKVTGISPRAMEALTCNRWTGNVRELENVIERAVVLTGNEVIDVEDLPPGFQSAPQPDSTVEVFSLAHLPYAQAKRLAMRAFERRYLSALLEKNNQNVSSAARAAGVDRSNFRRLLKQYEVAGRSMKPRVASQDDGEALEAAS
- a CDS encoding NAD(+)/NADH kinase — translated: MQTLAIVAKRDKPEAVALAAQIRERYPHLSVLADRTLAHELGWPRVDDRELVTRADLMVVLGGDGTLIYAARLLGGRGVPILGVNLGSLGFMTEVPVEELYPMLEQVLAGRFQVDSRMKLTCRLLRGGKVLIEDEVLNDVVINKGALARIADHETSIDGVSITTYKSDGVILATPTGSTAYSLSAGGPIVHPSVDCTVLSPICSHALTQRSIVVPADRTIRVTLRSETADTYLTIDGQTGHGLQGGDCIEVVRSPNRVNLVRNPKVAYFSILRQKLHWGER
- a CDS encoding ATP-binding protein, whose protein sequence is MGSQAAYVHGQQAESPRGRLLLVDDEENILKSIRRVLRRGDWDIETATDAEQGLRAVEAFHPEVVISDFRMPGMNGVDFLTRVKQQEPRAQRIMLTGQADQQAIEEAINRSEIFRFISKPWNDSHLVLTVKSAFEQYALQAENERLYTVTQAQNAELKLLNADLEERVAQRTRMLSQAKREWELSFDCMETPLCVVRARDFAVRRANLAYADVAGRSIEEIPSDTTCYRYLFGRNEPCTGCPLPAAVESGKGARGEVRQGGRTFVVAAYPMAGDERVVCTYRDVTEEQSMTRRLIETEKMAAVGQLAGGVAHEINNPLGGILAFAQLMSRDAGRSDADLESLGLIEESALRCKRIVESLLKFSRHSRVEDRRPFDLSKCVEDAAVLFRAQLKSMPTVELSLGLADGLPKVYGDPGQLAQVVLNLLQNGLQSLPTREGKLKLVTGREGDRCFFAVTDTGTGIEEKHLPRIFEPSFTTKAPGEGTGLGLSIAYRIVQDHGGSFHVDTQVGEGSCFTVFLPIPLQLERLP
- a CDS encoding bifunctional metallophosphatase/5'-nucleotidase yields the protein MTKKTALARREALLALAAVLASGCATSAPSPTPAPPSGTVRLTLLHLADVYQVQAVEEGRGGMARAATLRKQVLRESPHVLTLMGGDTLSPSVESLVEVDGEALKGRHMVAAWNAFGLDYAVLGNHEFDFGDDVLRERIRESRFTWLGANVQDAKSGGLFAGVQASAVRELGGIKLGLFGVVLQETKGTTKAGKDTRFGDVCEAARGEVAKLREAGAQVVVALTHLTADQDRALTRCVKVDAVLGGHDHEALEDRSTGTPIFKVAADAVDLGRLTLDVDAATATVRQVTWQTLPVTRQVPEDAAFNAAMQPYAALFNRLSEHVGRTPVALEARAALVRTQETNLGSFVADAFRAAARADVALVNAGALRADAVLPAGGVTRRDLHAILPYADELVVLEVKGDTLRAALENGVSLSREDSRPGRFPQVSGMEFTFDSDRPAGQRVLGVKVGGRPLDKAATYRLATLSFLASGKDGYDMLRNQPSTPARVTGNSPLDVLAEAFRTGTPLPHAQADGRISRLGTGALAPDARQPPAPLK
- a CDS encoding diguanylate cyclase; this encodes MNSRPFTLLVVDDSQSTLPRLARALGPEDFALRITAHGPEVPRLAREVSLVVLCPGEDAQASVGLLERLIPAEGPVGPPVVLLAPLEPRALWLEALRRGAEVILDPWAPDELVARVHRALAAKARMEALATQVSELQRLSSTDGLTGVHNHRHFQERLREEFRRAQRYDDALSLILLDLDYFKEINDKYGHSAGDGVLREVAAALTRGVRETDLVARYGGEEFAVLLPRTHLTGALTVAERVRRELRALRLEVEDSLQVTASLGVSSFPHRTVLTPEQLLLTADEALYQAKRDGRDRICLHPQLPVGPLGT
- a CDS encoding glycosyltransferase family 2 protein yields the protein MAQYPSISLFFPAWNEEDYVERAVSRALEVLPALTDDFEIIVVNDASTDRTREVCEALALKVPQLRVIHHPVNLKLGGAMRTGLAASTKDIVVYSDVDLPWDMRELERALHLMSYLEADMICAFRFDRTSEGPKRIVYSFVYNMLIRSLFDIQIKDVNFSFKVMHRRVLEAMELHSQGSFIDAELVVKAIRQGFRVFQMGVDYFPRTRGVSTLASPSVITKMVRELVKLYPKMRAPQPPVHPVRLPPSVQQLHAVPPGRTARG